From the Patagioenas fasciata isolate bPatFas1 chromosome Z, bPatFas1.hap1, whole genome shotgun sequence genome, one window contains:
- the FREM1 gene encoding FRAS1-related extracellular matrix protein 1 isoform X2 translates to MKPFEKSWLFLVLLVVLRVVCSSFISVNIGVKVMKGQSVFLSEDDLKFSIPREKDVCKVEVVINEPITQRVGKLTPQVFDCHFLPNEVKYTHNGCPILDEDVVMLRLYRFTETETFVETFTLHVQLLEPDCNIIKMRSHALEVPEYYGLSRVIDKNILTFDYDRKINLDCTISIVSLETHLPAHGQLITGEVQQEHLHGDQPQRFLPGPKHSLDQQCRNGSCMLGLGGVHDTKMSCEEFLRMGIRYRHLDPPSPDTDYIPVRLDLTDSRSKTLHKTEYAWLPVQIKGAIPNQIPKAATMAKFILEVNQFILTPITTTTIDAEDNETPKSLLVFNITKPPPQGFITHLSDHTKPIGSFTWKDLSDMLIAYQPPNNSHTERRNYEVEFEVHDFYFERSLPITVHLSIRTTETNAPRVSWNTGLNLLEGQSRPITWQHFQIVDNNNIQNVRLVTVDGLHHGQLTVRGGKGFIFTVSDIQAGVVHYHHDDSDSTKDVVVFRIFDGLHSIRHKFPINILPKDDSPPFLISNVVIEVREGQMILIQGSMLHASDMDSSDDYILFNITKPPQAGEIMKKPGPNLIGYSVSSFLQRDLFNGIIYYRHLGGEVFEDSLEFVLCDSHDPPNLSEPQVMMVHITSVDDQLPREAPGVTRHLVVKETEIAHLTKKHLHFIDVEEQDRELTYTITTSPFFSCTHSHSDAGKLFMVDTIPKLVKDPAALALQSFTQHAVNYMKIAYMPPLQDIGPEPQQVQFIFSISNQHGGTLYGICFNITILPVDNQAPEVFTSHLRVEEGGLSPVTEGHILISDVDTKQEHLFLLLQKQPQHGVVELDGFPMKEGDRLSCGDLRTLAVRYRHDGSETLTDIVLFAATDGIHFVEFILQVKVLPVNDEPPVMRTGLVPVLHCLEGEEVVLSTDHIYATDADSDDMKLTFILSRQPYHGVVRKAGIAVDRFSQADVVSGLVTYKHIGGEIGLTPSIEILTFVVSDGEAGLDVKGCCHDGPLPSPVLIHDPFAVYDLNITVLPVDNQPPSIATGARFVVEEGSSAALTTNHLFATDPDTPAEDLEFVLVSPPQFGYLENILPSPGFEKSNIGISIASFQLKHLKALNINYVQARHMRMEPTADHFVLYVTDGLHHSAETPFFVLINPTNDEVPEFTARNITVQEGEMRELDLSVINAVDLDVPQDHLVFGVVRGPRHGFIIKGVDGNDILHYKQLINHNQHSHGLLVHEFSMELLKNGMKLMYIHDNSENLTDSFEIQLSDGKHKVLRTISVKVIPVNDEKPVLSNSCSLWVRHLVFLSAHSQHDYWQCE, encoded by the exons ATGAAGCCCTTTGAGAAAAGCTGGCTGTTTCTAGTGCTGCTTGTTGTACTAAGAGTTGTGTGCTCCTCCTTCATTAGTGTCAACATTGGGGTGAAAGTGATGAAGGGACAGTCTGTCTTCCTGTCAGAAGATGACCTCAAGTTTTCCATCCCCAGAGAGAAGGATGTCTGCAAAGTAGAAGTTGTGATCAATGAGCCAATAACACAGAGGGTTGGGAAACTAACTCCACAG GTTTTTGACTGTCACTTCCTTCCCAATGAAGTCAAATATACTCACAATGGCTGTCCAATTTTAGATGAAGATGTGGTCATGCTTAGGCTGTACAG GTTTACAGAAACCGAAACGTTTGTAGAAACATTCACCCTCCATGTGCAGTTACTTGAACCAGACTGTAACATCATCAAAATGCGCTCCCATGCCCTGGAGGTCCCTGAGTACTATGGTCTGTCCAGGGTGATTGACAAGAATATCCTCACTTTTGACTATGACAGGAAGATAAATCTGGATTGCACCATTTCCATAGTTTCTTTGGAAACCCACCTGCCTGCTCATGGCCAGCTCATCACTGGGGAAGTGCAGCAAGAGCATCTTCACGGAGATCAGCCACAGCGCTTCTTACCTGGCCCTA AGCACAGCCTGGACCAGCAGTGCAGAAATGGGAGCTGCATGCTAGGACTGGGAGGTGTTCATGACACAAAGATGAGCTGCGAAGAGTTTTTGAGGATGGGAATTCGATATCGGCACCTTGACCCTCCTTCGCCTGACACTGATTATATTCCTGTGAGGCTGGATCTCACAGACAGCAGAAGCAAAACTCTGCACAAG ACTGAGTATGCATGGCTCCCTGTTCAGATTAAAGGTGCTATTCCCAATCAAATACCCAAAGCTGCCACAATGGCAAAATTCATCCTGGAAGTGAATCAATTTATTTTAACTCCCATTACAACCACAACCATTGATGCTGAAGACAATGAAACTCCGAAGTCTTTGCTTGTATTCAACATTACCAAGCCACCTCCACAGGGCTTCATCACCCATCTGTCCGACCACACAAAACCTATTGGCTCCTTCACATGGAAAGATCTCAGTGACATGCTCATTGCTTATCAGCCTCCAAATAACAGCCACACAGAGAGAAGGAATTATGAG GTAGAGTTTGAGGTTCATGACTTCTACTTTGAAAGGAGTTTACCAATCACTGTGCATCTTTCTATCAGAACGACAGAAACAAATGCTCCTCGGGTTTCATGGAATACAG GCCTCAACCTCCTGGAAGGGCAATCCCgacccatcacatggcaacactTCCAAATTGTAGACAACAATAACATCCAAAATGTTCGCTTGGTCACAGTTGATGGCTTACATCATGGGCAGCTCACAGTGAGAG GAGGGAAAGGATTCATATTCACTGTTTCTGACATTCAGGCTGGAGTTGTTCACTACCATCACGATGACAGTGATTCTACCAAGGACGTTGTGGTATTTAGGATTTTTGATGGACTCCACAGTATTCGCCATAAGTTTCCAATCAATATCCTCCCTAAAGATGACAGCCCTCCATTTCTTATCAGCAATGTGGTCATTGAAGTCCGAGAGGGACAGATGATCCTGATTCAGGGCTCCATGCTTCATGCTTCTGACATGGATTCCAGTGATGATTACATACTATTCAATATTACCAAGCCACCACAGGCTGGAGAAATCATGAAGAAACCAGGACCAAACCTGATAG GGTATTCTGTCAGCAGTTTTCTTCAGAGGGATCTGTTTAATGGAATAATTTATTATCGTCATTTGGGAGGAGAAGTATTTGAAGATTCCCTTGAGTTTGTGCTGTGTGACAGCCATGACCCTCCCAATCTCTCAGAGCCGCAG GTGATGATGGTGCACATTACCTCTGTGGATGACCAGCtacccagagaagccccaggagTGACCCGTCACCTGGTTGTTAAGGAGACTGAGATTGCTCACCTAACTAAGAAACATCTCCACTTCATAGATGTGGAAGAGCAAGACAGGGAACTTACATACACCATAACCACTTCCCCATTTTTCTCTTGCACACACAG CCACTCAGATGCTGGGAAGCTGTTTATGGTGGACACCATCCCCAAGCTGGTCAAGGATCCTGCTGCTCTTGCACTGCAGTCATTTACTCAG CACGCTGTGAACTATATGAAAATTGCCTACATGCCACCGCTGCAGGATATTGGTCCTGAACCTCAGCAAGTCCAGTTTATTTTTTCCATCAGCAATCAACATGGTGGCACTTTGTATGGGATCTGCTTCAATATTACAATTCTTCCTGTGGACAATCAAGCCCCAGAG GTTTTTACAAGCCACTTGAGAGTGGAAGAAGGTGGCTTAAGCCCTGTCACAGAAGGACACATTCTCATCTCTGATGTGGACACAAAACAGGAGCATCTCTTCCTACTCCTGCAGAAACAGCCCCAGCATGGAGTAGTGGAGCTGGATGGCTTTCCCATGAAGGAAGGTGACAGGCTTTCCTGTGGGGACCTGCGTACCCTGGCAGTCAG gTATCGGCATGATGGTTCTGAAACCCTCACTGACATTGTCCTCTTTGCAGCCACAGACGGCATCCACTTTGTAGAGTTCATACTGCAGGTCAAG GTATTGCCTGTGAATGATGAGCCACCTGTTATGCGAACAGGCCTTGTTCCTGTGCTCCACTGCCTGGAGGGTGAAGAAGTGGTCCTCTCCACAGACCACATTTATGCCACAGATGCAGACAGCGATGACATGAAACTGACGTTTATACTGTCTCGCCAGCCCTACCATGGGGTAGTGAGGAAAGCTGGCATTGCTGTGGATCGTTTCTCCCAAGCGGATGTTGTCTCTGGTTTAGTCACGTACAAGCACATTG GTGGGGAGATCGGCTTGACTCCTTCCATTGAGATCTTAACCTTTGTTGTCTCTGATGGTGAGGCTGGCCTGGATGTGAAAGGCTGCTGTCATGATGGACCTCTTCCTTCTCCAGTTCTGATTCACGACCCATTTGCAGTATATGACCTTAATATCACTGTACTTCCAGTGGACAACCAGCCTCCATCAATTGCAACTG GTGCAAGGTTTGTGGTGGAGGAAGGCTCCTCAGCAGCCCTTACCACCAACCATTTGTTTGCCACTGACCCTGACACCCCTGCAGAGGACTTAGAGTTTGTCTTGGTTTCTCCTCCCCAGTTTGGTTACCTTGAAAACATACTGCCTTCTCCTGGGTTTGAGAAGAGCAATATTGGTATAAGTATAG CTTCATTTCAGCTGAAGCACCTGAAAGCCCTGAACATAAACTATGTACAAGCCAGGCACATGCGAATGGAGCCAACAGCAGACCACTTTGTGCTTTATGTCACCGACGGGCTGCATCACTCAGCAGAGACTCCATTTTTCGTGCTAATCAACCCAACCAATGATGAAGTCCCAGAATTCACAGCAAGGAATATTACC GTGCAGGAAGGGGAGATGAGAGAGCTGGATCTCTCTGTTATCAACGCGGTTGATCTAGATGTGCCTCAAGACCATTTAGTATTTGGAGTTGTGCGGGGACCCCGGCATGGGTTCATTATTAAAGGAGTTGATGGCAATGATATTCTACACTATAAACAGTTAATTAACCATAACCAGCACAGCCACGGGTTGCTTGTCCATGAATTTTCCATGGAGCTACTGAAGAATG GAATGAAGCTGATGTACATTCATGACAATTCGGAAAACCTCACTGACAGCTTTGAAATCCAGCTATCAGATGGGAAACATAAAGTCCTCAGAACCATTTCAGTAAAGGTCATTCCAGTTAACGATGAGAAACCAGTGCTGAGCAA CTCATGCAGTCTTTGGGTCAGGCACCTGGTCTTTCTGTCTGCACATTCCCAACATGATTATTGGCAGTGTGAGTAA